AGGAATCTTTGTTATCCTCGGTATAGTCCTCAGCCCTTTTGTCTGGAATGTGATGACTTCTTTCAAAGATAAAGGAGAATACTTTACCTATCCCCCGTCTTTATCCCTCAGTTCTTTAACCTTGAACACTATCTTCAAGGGATGAGATTAGGGGGAACCAGAGGAATTCGAGACAACTTTATTATTGCTGCTTTCACTACTTTTCTTTCTATTACCCTGGGGCTCTCGGGGCTTACTCTTTAGCCCGATTCCATATCGGAGGTGAAAACCTCGCTTTTTAGATTCTTTCGGTTCGATGATGCCTCCATTGCCTCAATCTTACCCCTTTTCATTTTTTCGTTCTTTGCGGTGGCTCAACACCGACCAGGCTCTCATCTTCACACACCTTTTAATGAATCTCCCTTGAGCTGTATGGATGATGAAGAGTTTCTTTGAAGAGCTCACTCCCGAACTTGAAAAAACCGCACTGTTGGATGGCTGTAGGAGATTGGGAGCGTTTATCCAGATTGCCATGCCCCTGGTTACACCGGGACTGGTGGTTACAGCTCTTTTCTGTTTCATGTTTTCGTGGAATGAGTTCCTCTTTGCCTTGATTCTGGGGTGCTCTAAAGCGGTTCCCATCACCATCAATATTGCCGGACTTATCAGGGGGCGCGAAATTTTATGGGCAGCAATTTCAGCAGTATCAATCGTAGCGGGCGTTCCCATCATCGTCATTGCCACCATCCTCCAGAGATACCTGGTGCGGGGGTTAACCCTGGGCGCCGTGAAGGGGTAAAAATTAATTCCTCCTCTTACGCACCCCTTTTAACCACTCTACGAACTCTTCCTGAGAGGGAAAAGATTTTTGTGTTCCCCGCCGGGTAGCGGACAGAGCAGCATAAGCTGAAACACGGTCAATCGCTTCTTCCAAGGGATAATCCTTAGCAAGAAAGAAGGCTAAAGATCCCAAAAAGGCGTCGCCTGCACCAATCGTATTTACTGGAGTGACCTCATAGGGAGAAAACCACCACAAACCCTGCTAATTTCCCAAGACCGATCCCCGTTCCTTCAAGGTTCAAAGAACATTTTCAATGTCCCTCTGAAGCAGAATTCTGATGCCTTTCTTCACCTCGTTGTACCCGGTTGAAGGTAAATCAAGAAGATTCTGAAGCTCAGTTTCATTGGGAAGGAATAAAAAAATACTCTCCAGAAGCCTGAAATCAAGTTTTTGAGCCGGAGCAGGGTTGAGAATCACCCGGCAGTTGAGCTCCCGTGCCAAGGTAATGGCACGATACACTGTTTCCAACTTGATTTCAAGTTGCAAGAGGAAAAACGAAGCTCGAGCAAGGTCTTGCTTTGCTCTTTCCACATCTTCTGGTTCAAGAAAGAAATTGGCCCCAGGAATAATAAAAATGCTGTTTTCACCTTTGAGATTCACAAAAATGGGAGCAACACCACTTGTTTTTCCTGGCAACACCTTCACATAACGGGTATCGATACCCTGCCGGGCAAAATTTTTCCGCACCAGGGGGCCAAACAAATCATCGCCTACTGCGGTAAGAAGAATCACCTCCCCACCCAGGCGGGCTACGGCCATTGCCTGGTTGGCACCTTTACCACCGAATCCGATTTTCAAATTCTCTTCCCAAGACGGTTTCACCGAACCGGAGAAATCGTTCACCATAATACGTGACAAGGTCCATCATGTTGCTTCCTATCATGGCGATACAGGGTCGAGTTTCCATGGTGCTTCCCCTTTCGAAGGTTACGTCGAACTACGCTTTCTCCATTTTCTCTTTTCGGCGATTCAACTCTCCCCGAACCCACTGGGCGTACTCAACCACGGCTTCCTCGATCCGATAACGGGGCGA
This window of the Atribacterota bacterium genome carries:
- a CDS encoding ABC transporter permease subunit — its product is MMKSFFEELTPELEKTALLDGCRRLGAFIQIAMPLVTPGLVVTALFCFMFSWNEFLFALILGCSKAVPITINIAGLIRGREILWAAISAVSIVAGVPIIVIATILQRYLVRGLTLGAVKG